From one Melioribacteraceae bacterium genomic stretch:
- a CDS encoding cytochrome c oxidase subunit 3 family protein, protein MSQSNTTAVHHVHRDDLGAKMGMWVFLFTEVLLFGGMFLVYAVYRFQHPELFKLAALELNTAMGTFNTIVLLTSSLTMVLAIVALQKMHKKLSLFYLAVTIGFAFVFMVVKYFEWSAKFSHGIYPGSEELLNKQNGEILFFGLYFVMTGLHALHVIIGVVIIAFLYVFIKRDKITHDNYVKLENGGLYWHLVDLIWIFLFPLFYLIH, encoded by the coding sequence ATGAGTCAAAGTAACACTACCGCTGTTCACCACGTACATAGAGATGATCTCGGTGCAAAAATGGGGATGTGGGTTTTCCTATTTACCGAGGTACTTTTATTCGGCGGTATGTTTTTAGTTTATGCTGTTTATAGATTCCAACACCCGGAGCTATTTAAACTTGCTGCTCTAGAATTAAATACCGCAATGGGTACATTCAATACAATTGTACTGCTTACAAGTTCACTCACAATGGTTTTAGCGATTGTTGCGCTGCAGAAAATGCATAAAAAATTATCATTATTTTATTTAGCTGTAACTATTGGTTTCGCATTTGTGTTTATGGTTGTAAAATATTTTGAATGGTCAGCTAAATTTAGTCATGGTATTTATCCGGGATCCGAAGAACTTCTTAATAAACAAAACGGTGAAATACTATTCTTTGGACTTTACTTTGTGATGACCGGTTTACATGCCCTTCACGTGATTATAGGTGTAGTAATTATTGCATTCTTATATGTATTTATTAAACGCGATAAAATTACTCATGACAATTATGTTAAACTAGAAAACGGTGGACTTTATTGGCACTTAGTAGATTTGATTTGGATTTTCTTATTCCCACTATTCTATTTAATACATTGA
- a CDS encoding cytochrome C oxidase subunit IV family protein, translated as MEHGNTEHKEHSHGYGIYILVWLALIALTSITVTVAGVDFGKIALPIALFIAAVKSMLVINFFMHIKYEDAIFKVFLLLSGMTLLVIFILTFFDVFYR; from the coding sequence ATGGAACATGGAAATACAGAACATAAAGAACATTCACACGGTTATGGAATATATATTCTTGTTTGGCTTGCATTAATTGCATTAACATCAATTACTGTAACTGTAGCCGGTGTTGATTTTGGAAAAATTGCATTACCGATTGCTTTGTTTATTGCTGCGGTTAAATCTATGCTGGTTATTAATTTTTTTATGCATATAAAATATGAAGATGCAATCTTCAAAGTATTCTTGCTTTTAAGCGGCATGACACTCTTGGTAATATTTATTTTAACTTTCTTTGATGTTTTTTATAGGTGA
- a CDS encoding protoheme IX farnesyltransferase translates to MSNYFETVKNKINPFLELAKIRITFFIAISTAVGFIQFAGELSTRIILPSVGVLILACGSSAINHYQEINTDAMMERTKNRPLASGKISPFAGLTFAIVLIIIGSASIYFSSGYVALILGWITLLWYNLFYTPLKKRYALAVVPGSIVGALPPVIGWVAAGGYLWDAQALALALFFFIWQIPHFWLLLLIYGEDYEKAGFPTLTKIFSDAQLSRITYMWIIALAISSLLIPLFSFNANIITAVLLLVAGFWLVYKSINVIKDYLNKRVFRKAFLLINVYVLIVVIIISVDKLIFRQL, encoded by the coding sequence TTGAGTAATTATTTCGAAACGGTGAAAAACAAAATCAATCCGTTTCTTGAATTAGCAAAAATTAGAATAACTTTTTTTATAGCGATTTCAACAGCAGTAGGGTTTATTCAATTTGCAGGAGAGCTTTCGACAAGAATTATTCTACCGTCAGTCGGTGTTTTAATTTTAGCTTGTGGATCATCTGCAATTAATCATTATCAAGAAATAAATACTGATGCAATGATGGAACGGACAAAAAATCGTCCACTAGCATCGGGAAAGATTTCACCTTTTGCCGGATTAACATTTGCAATCGTTCTTATAATTATTGGAAGTGCATCAATTTATTTTTCATCCGGATATGTGGCTTTAATTTTAGGATGGATTACGCTTCTTTGGTATAATTTATTTTATACTCCATTAAAGAAGAGATATGCATTAGCAGTTGTTCCCGGATCAATTGTTGGGGCTTTACCTCCGGTAATCGGATGGGTGGCAGCGGGCGGTTATTTATGGGATGCTCAAGCTTTAGCTTTAGCGCTTTTCTTCTTTATATGGCAAATTCCTCATTTCTGGTTATTGCTTTTAATATATGGTGAGGATTATGAAAAGGCTGGTTTCCCGACATTAACTAAAATATTTTCTGATGCACAACTGAGCAGAATTACTTATATGTGGATAATAGCTTTGGCTATTAGCAGTTTGCTAATTCCTTTATTTAGCTTTAATGCTAATATTATTACGGCAGTTCTACTGTTAGTCGCCGGTTTTTGGTTAGTATATAAATCAATAAATGTTATTAAAGATTATTTAAACAAGAGAGTTTTTAGAAAAGCATTTTTATTGATAAATGTATATGTGTTGATTGTTGTTATAATTATTTCAGTCGATAAACTTATTTTCAGACAACTTTAA
- the coxB gene encoding cytochrome c oxidase subunit II: MFGFLSGTAPASTTETVDDVMLFIVAISVVLLIGVTVAMIFFVFKYHRKKGHKPVDIHGNLWLEILWIGIPTILVLAMFYYGYLGFSKIRYIPEDAFEIEVTARMWAWEFNYPNGKKTDSLYIPVDKPIRLTMESADVNHSLYIPAFRIKEDVIAGRTTYLSFTAETIGRYDIACAEYCGLKHSMMYSAVIAMDEREFASWYDSDAQNDSTDILNEEVPMAQLTNHSLLVEKGCMTCHTIDGTEKLAPSFKGLVGNKKIVLTDGEEREIIVDEEYIRRSIIDPNADIVKGFVYGMMPVQTYNLNDDELLEVIESIKSIN, encoded by the coding sequence ATGTTTGGATTTTTATCTGGCACAGCTCCGGCATCCACTACTGAGACCGTTGACGATGTAATGCTTTTTATTGTCGCGATTTCCGTAGTATTACTGATTGGGGTTACGGTCGCGATGATATTTTTTGTTTTCAAGTATCATCGAAAGAAAGGACACAAACCGGTTGATATTCATGGAAATTTATGGTTAGAAATTCTTTGGATCGGCATTCCGACAATTCTGGTATTAGCAATGTTTTATTATGGTTATTTAGGATTTAGCAAAATTAGATATATCCCGGAAGATGCATTTGAAATTGAAGTTACTGCCAGAATGTGGGCTTGGGAATTCAATTACCCCAATGGCAAGAAAACTGATTCGTTATATATTCCTGTAGATAAACCTATTAGGTTAACTATGGAATCAGCTGACGTAAACCATTCTCTTTATATCCCGGCTTTTAGAATTAAAGAAGACGTTATTGCCGGTCGAACAACTTATTTATCTTTTACGGCTGAAACAATAGGAAGATACGATATTGCTTGCGCGGAATATTGTGGATTAAAACATTCTATGATGTACAGTGCCGTGATAGCAATGGATGAGCGTGAGTTTGCATCATGGTATGATTCGGATGCGCAAAATGATTCTACTGATATATTGAATGAAGAAGTTCCAATGGCACAATTAACAAATCACTCGTTGTTGGTTGAAAAAGGTTGTATGACTTGTCATACTATCGACGGAACGGAAAAATTAGCTCCATCATTTAAGGGATTAGTCGGCAACAAGAAAATTGTTTTAACCGATGGTGAAGAAAGAGAAATTATTGTTGATGAAGAATATATTCGAAGATCAATCATCGATCCCAATGCCGATATCGTGAAAGGATTTGTTTATGGAATGATGCCGGTACAAACTTATAATCTTAACGATGATGAATTATTAGAAGTTATTGAGAGTATAAAGAGTATAAATTGA